One genomic window of Salmo salar chromosome ssa12, Ssal_v3.1, whole genome shotgun sequence includes the following:
- the acyp2 gene encoding acylphosphatase 2 isoform X1, with product MYTEDQGKKLGVNGWVKNTREGTVVGQLQGPHDKVNEMKVWLSKVGSPSSRIDHAKFSNERDIPKLEIHGFGTRY from the exons ATG TACACAGAAGACCAGGGGAAGAAGCTGGGTGTTAATGGCTGGGTGAAGAACacaagagaaggaacagtggttGGCCAGTTACAGGGGCCCCATGACAAGGTCAATGAAAT GAAGGTGTGGCTGAGTAAGGTGGGGAGTCCCAGCTCACGCATTGACCACGCCAAGTTCTCTAACGAGAGGGACATCCCCAAACTGGAAATCCATGGCTTTGGCACTCGCTACTGA
- the acyp2 gene encoding acylphosphatase 2 precursor, with protein sequence MGSVESLYSLVLSSVVILLAMSTNVDVGGEKLASVDFEIFGNVQGVCFRMYTEDQGKKLGVNGWVKNTREGTVVGQLQGPHDKVNEMKVWLSKVGSPSSRIDHAKFSNERDIPKLEIHGFGTRY encoded by the exons ATGGGTAGTGTGGAAAGCCTTTATAGTTTAGTTTTATCCTCAGTGGTTATTTTACTTGCCATGTCTACCAACGTTGATGTTGGAGGTGAAAAGCTTGCCTCTGTAGATTTCGAGATATTCGGGAACGTCCAGG GTGTTTGCTTCAGAATG TACACAGAAGACCAGGGGAAGAAGCTGGGTGTTAATGGCTGGGTGAAGAACacaagagaaggaacagtggttGGCCAGTTACAGGGGCCCCATGACAAGGTCAATGAAAT GAAGGTGTGGCTGAGTAAGGTGGGGAGTCCCAGCTCACGCATTGACCACGCCAAGTTCTCTAACGAGAGGGACATCCCCAAACTGGAAATCCATGGCTTTGGCACTCGCTACTGA